The bacterium genome contains the following window.
CTCGCGCGGATCGAACACCCGCCACACATTGTGGCGCCGCGCCGTGGCGGGCATGAGCTGCATGAGTCCGAGCGCCCCTTTCGGCGAGCGCGCGTACGAGACGAAGTTGGACTCGGTGCGGATGACCGCCTTCACCAGGGCCGGATCGACGCGGTGGCGGACCGCGACCTCGGAAATGATCGGCTCGAGCGCCTCGCGCCGCGCCTTGCTGCTCGCCGAGTCCTGGCGGCCGCGGTAGAACCGCATCGTCGGGAACCCCGCCGTGCTGGGTGCGTAGCGGGTGTACCCGGGATTGGCGGGGGCGTTGCTGAAGAACAACCGGCCGCGGGCATCGCGGTACATGTAGATTTCGGCGGAGGC
Protein-coding sequences here:
- a CDS encoding lytic transglycosylase domain-containing protein: MARISHRPDRQAREAKFRLNGPEAAPILRLAMRWTVGLLAVLCGWLSWLPSTASAEIYMYRDARGRLFFSNAPANPGYTRYAPSTAGFPTMRFYRGRQDSASSKARREALEPIISEVAVRHRVDPALVKAVIRTESNFVSYARSPKGALGLMQLMPATARRHNVWRVFDPRENIEGGVRHLRLLLDQYNGNVRLALAAYNAGDGAVSRHGGVPPYPETIEYLQRVLAYREQYRAP